The DNA sequence AAAGGCGGCCATCGAGGTTAAAGAGGCCATTGAAAAGGGTGGCGGCACAGCCAGCATTCATTGCTTTAATGTCTCTTCTTATCAAGCGGCGCAGGATTTCTTCGGCCAGGCGCTTGAGGAATTGGGACGTATCGATATACTGGTAAATAATGCCGGGATTACCTGCGATGGACTGTTGGTACGCATGAAGGAAGAAGACTGGGACCGTGTCCTGGACGTCAACCTGAAGGGCGCCTTTAATTGTATTCGTGCTGTGGCCAGGGCCATGATGAAACAACGGACCGGCCGCATAATTAATATTTCTTCCGTGATCGGGGCCATGGGTAATGCCGGACAGGCCAATTATGCCGCTTCCAAGGCCGGGTTGATGGGGCTCACCCGCTCCGTAGCCAGGGAGCTGGCCCCGCGCGGTATCTGCGTGAATGCCATAGCCCCGGGTT is a window from the Desulfovibrionales bacterium genome containing:
- the fabG gene encoding 3-oxoacyl-[acyl-carrier-protein] reductase, whose amino-acid sequence is MSFQGKVAIVTGGSRGIGRAIALRLGGLGARVLINYTANEKAAIEVKEAIEKGGGTASIHCFNVSSYQAAQDFFGQALEELGRIDILVNNAGITCDGLLVRMKEEDWDRVLDVNLKGAFNCIRAVARAMMKQRTGRIINISSVIGAMGNAGQANYAASKAGLMGLTRSVARELAPRGICVNAIAPGYIESDMTAAIPEEIKKSLSAQIPLGRLGTPEDIADIVEFLSLDKAGYITGQVIHVNGGMFMG